The sequence GAAGAACCCGATGCCTCCCGGAGGGTTCGCGGGCGCGAAGGGCGCGAGCCCCTCGCAGACCGAGTTGAGCTCGTTCACCTCCGCCGTGGCGTCCGCCGTGACGTTCAGGAACGGAAGCCCCAGGCTCTGCGCGAAGTGCAGCAACACCGGATTGCCGGTTCCTTCCGTGCGACGCACGGTCACCCGCACCTGATTGGGCGTGGGGAACTCGACGTCGGTCACGGGATCGATCACCACCGGGGTCTCCTCTCCCTCGTACGCGCTGTTGCTCAGAGCCGTCTCCGCCGCCCGCGCCTGCGCCACCGCCTGCACGACCTCTCCCGTCACGGGGTCGATCGAGCTCGCGCCCGCCAGCGCGGCCGCGTCCGCCGCGGCCTGGAGCTGGGTTCGGGCCGCCATCACCTTTCCCACGTCGATCGCCAGGGAGACGAACCAGAGGCAGGCGAGGAGGAACATCGCGATGAAGATGATCGCGATGCCCCTCTCATCCCTGTGCTTCCGATCCGTTCCGTGGACGTTCGCTTCAGTTGGTTCGCTTCGCACCCGTCGTCTCTCCGCCCTGCGGCTCGCCGTAACCCTTTTCACCGGGGATCGGCGCCGGCCAGCTGCGGCCCGGGCGTCCGATGATCTCGGGAGAGACGATCATCACCAGGTCGCGCTCCAGCTTGTCGGTGCTGGAGTGCTTGAAGAGCAGGTTCAGGATCGGGATCTCGCCCAGGATCGGGAACTTGCGCGTCACCTTGAGCTCTTCCGTGCTCTTCAC is a genomic window of Candidatus Eisenbacteria bacterium containing:
- a CDS encoding pilus assembly protein TadG-related protein, giving the protein MRSEPTEANVHGTDRKHRDERGIAIIFIAMFLLACLWFVSLAIDVGKVMAARTQLQAAADAAALAGASSIDPVTGEVVQAVAQARAAETALSNSAYEGEETPVVIDPVTDVEFPTPNQVRVTVRRTEGTGNPVLLHFAQSLGLPFLNVTADATAEVNELNSVCEGLAPFAPANPPGGIGFFTDCDSTYVLKTGAGASSQGNFQLLDYPDCSEDGFSGSGGAAVRYYAANGYQCCFALGQEFAVTEPGNKVGPLTQGMQERFDQDTDQTSTCYQDYAGNGKRIYMTPIIESFEVNGKSMVRIVNWAAFFVARRPGGGGGQEVVEGQFIQYIAPGGFDEDAPPVDTGIFGLRLVE